From Ptychodera flava strain L36383 chromosome 2, AS_Pfla_20210202, whole genome shotgun sequence, the proteins below share one genomic window:
- the LOC139119200 gene encoding F-actin-monooxygenase Mical-like isoform X2, protein MQPKEEEPDYSTCLFDQFMHANTFRTIISAFTDLCEFLEVKPNDFKSCYPYLKNRLTSWKAKTLWAKLDKKAKHKDYKGGKACTNTKVLIIGAGPCGLRSAIDASLLGAKVVVVEKRDRFSRNNVLHLWPYVIEDLRSLGAKKFYGKFCAGSIDHISIRQLQCMLLKVSLLFGVEVHGNTAFEGLIEPPENQEEERIGWRAHISPPNHPIADYEFDVLIGADGKRNTLGGFKRKEFRGKLAIAITANFVNRHTKAETRVEEISGVAYIFNQKFFKDLKAQTRIDLENIVYYKDETHYFVMTAKKSSLLEKGVLLQDYAEAEQLLCGENISQEALLNYAREAADFSTNQKLPRLDFALNHYGLPDVAMFDFTSMYAAENAARVVERNNSQLLVGLVGDSLLEPFWPTGSGCARGFLGCADASWMIRSWASGRYSPLEVLAERESIYRLLAQTTPENLNKDLHQYSVDPKTRYPNLNTAAVEPASCILLYDNGKDVICEEMLIEKSRPKLQRKMSVIRTSKLLQWCKMATENYSDVSVENMTSSWKSGLALCAIIHRFRPGLIDFHSLKQEDIASNNQLAFDVAEKEFGIMPVMTGIEMASVEEPDKLTMVAYLSQFYEALKEELPVQSSAENRLPEEEFIPGHKSPGHRASLLAKLQKKFHKKSLRREDGEEKENQKRRSLSGSKRRGKDQIDLGKKFEDLNSEKQKDWDKKEDLDVGVRGANRVSAMADSLFAQFQEIAGVKPSSGDPVNRPSFVFGASEASRINKMAEQLYQQFEDIADSQQLSESGQGGPAGNSSAQIQQMTQQLREQFQDMTEMREQYRRASEMIADDQMEEVKDFQQVEQMRELLEQQFKEMAGLRSFDKPNEKPKINVSTQNQIKKLAGDLDEQFKAVAKLAPRSSLSSMPAPPSPQQKGKIKELAEDLHQKFMAFAAVQEPDIVLDEHKTQGQVQALSDALFSQLQEASTAKREYLMRLSSTSSERVNRMTEKLYERSQRATQEKELQVPTQTSVSTKAQQLHAKFQELAGVKTTFKEPPKSISSTAKKPVNTGALSRRQVRDMAEQVLNKFQDDESSKQGTKISATEGPTTEVKVMTYQLLAKVEEMAAQNQKSEPKQINQIEKGQLKQTTERFMSSVQEGQRSVEKKQVTTGVGSIYDMLMARFQPVEDGKDKDARGGSQEEEAVNELNMVDRILFSKFRDMAGLKSTRAEEQPQQKQKTSWWGSQQPKSKQYSGATGGSDFCFFCGKRVYVMERLSAEGLFFHRGCFKCHYCQTTLRIGNYAYHLPPNENKQESRFFCRPHFKYSKLSDGGPRKRRIEEAKDTTTIVQAEPVKVIPERPTSPVVDEPMEKKYKTTPDVTDRDSAPTPERIFLDSTLDRSMGVLLTEEEVASYNYGDSSAMDEDYESSSDDYEDDDTEDEYSEGSDYDPIQIPEKYLLKKPVLLDPPAGESEGEESEDDDESWDESEEEELDYESDDEDMSEEELLPVEEKANDLQWKEPTKQEIDVVEEAELEDAKDKEKTEPEAAGAAEVKGEAADDKNESPEERYDHKAQVASITSLKLQWLTQPEPPDHSQWGRRSLPKPTPPKLVFPEEEKPPPVPPLPSQEDLAKANIIDAEDSESKKEADSKGKEETGDAAVKEKGKEEQSYEGHRNKQQEDSDSDGEILVPTFDTTTFKTKLEIEEGEIEASEESEGEFLVEVGTKTGVDFVDGSVTKDDEGESSGLDRTSSLDGSGSLDMVEEEFVSLEWKDAESVARELESQQVDKDGVLGEAFEENLAEIYGETLKNLDEEGSDSAVKDERAQVSSESSREPSVDSDELREKVDSVPSEGEGSVEEGHIDVNLEQPESTNLQDNSREKVDYVEDDLADVYGDTLARLEAKGETPVEEKNIAEIFTFEKVHVDDVEEGEVLEEHFDLERQTPRTNYARKNLVTQEEMLSGGALQPGEAPTEISFIDDVDTDSPVEEEKPSPAPLARDEEFSDSDVEEGEILIESGSTHGKDSDILDSIERDDNESAGVAADNRNEVKAVNDVAHLRVADNFDNTPQKTPELNLDITNVTRRAKPKLLQLEKTDIENLGPATESPRSPGASSTASSTLETDTLKSYQEELMNISKLDNLQDSLQIDSSLPPEKDVPRSGEASEINESQRSVEDIDVAFKTINEAVTKDTSTDLTDVSFETADSSLRYDDSFLDGLDKTSRTSTMSSKPDSTFSRDSIDSINADLHISIMSSDSESGDSAKATLEMYARELEYQSIRDEGDDIVAASPREEVKPLPGMTPKAKENDSITEVDSVQRNSKTSEDKNEAQVPKSKKEMKPPPLKMSQPPKHSVSKGKVYTTFDESFNDIPAVDKVEDRVSQEKSGVVQKTPAKVPVKRGNKEKVKGKAKKYVVPDDGIWDEEFYTPMTTVTKNTFSAKGDSDYKGTAKAKAQDKKKAVEASASPSLKYRPLPVPQGQKDTKPVPQKGSASPRLYKGKKDDKKTNGTTSPKVSTTPKGSREPSPSVTAGNGKVVFNKSGKAKKSEKEKEDRMEQKPPKSPQKSPKERKGKKPLSKNREELKKINLDEKSKTPTKAKVAASSLDDSAKSKKSSKKKTDEMPMGEIRSAKKQTPVKKAPTKAPLAKLDLSDDLLSDGDLTPVESVVKPKASAGTPRPLPPRPSSLSATDSIRGVVVDDLSSDTSEDELSAVTPTESHSSDKKKKSKRKSLAKKLKDKSSAKFTEEELNEKLTKKVQKAARKQHRQQELRRLRMAQEIQRHLQEVEVKQRMLEDRGVELEKSFRGESSDEKDDEGTLMQEWFSLINEKNSLVRFEQELTIQAKELELEDRHSRLQQELRERMAIDDTKKTKEDQDHEKKLLEEMLEVVEQRDKLVVLLEEERLKEKEEDKDVETMMLKKGFLVASS, encoded by the exons ATGCAGCCCAAGGAAGAAGAACCGGATTACAGCACATGTCTGtttgaccagttcatgcatGCCAACACCTTTCGTACCATCATCAGTGCTTTCACAGACCTATGCGAGTTCCTGGAGGTCAAGCCAAACGACTTCAAGTCCTGCTACCCATATCTTAAGAACCGCTTGACGTCTTGGAAGGCCAAGACGTTGTGGGCTAAGCTGGACAAGAAAGCTAAACATAAAGATTACAAAGGAGGGAAGGCATGTACAAATACAAAG GTGCTTATCATAGGGGCAGGTCCGTGTGGCCTCCGTTCAGCTATTGATGCTTCCTTACTTGGTGCTAAAGTAGTCGTTGTAGAGAAGAGAGACCGCTTCAGCCGAAATAACGTCCTGCATTTGTGGCCGTATGTCATTGAAGACCTGCGTTCTCTTGGTGCTAAGAAATTCTACGGCAAATTCTGTGCTGGCTCCATTGACCATATTA GTATCAGACAGTTGCAGTGCATGCTACTGAAGGTGTCACTTCTCTTTGGAGTGGAAGTCCATGGCAATACAGCATTTGAAGGACTTATTGAACCACCGGAGAACCAAGAAGAAGAAA GAATAGGATGGCGAGCTCACATATCCCCACCAAATCACCCTATAGCAGACTATGAATTTGATGTGCTAATAGGTGCTGATGGTAAAAGGAATACGTTAGGAG GGTTTAAGAGGAAAGAGTTTCGAGGCAAGCTAGCCATCGCGATCACCGCAAACTTTGTGAACAGACACACGAAAGCTGAGACCAGAGTGGAGGAGATCAGCGGCGTGGCTTACATCTTCAACCAGAAATTCTTCAAAGACCTGAAAGCCCAGACACGCATAGATTTAGAGAACATTGTCTACTACAAGGACGAAACCCACTATTTTGTGATGACAGCCAAAAAATCAAGTCTTCTAGAAAAAGGAGTACTTCTTCAG GACTATGCCGAAGCAGAGCAGCTACTCTGTGGTGAGAACATCAGCCAGGAAGCTCTCCTTAATTATGCGCGGGAAGCTGCCGacttctccaccaatcagaAACTGCCGCGGTTAGACTTCGCACTGAATCACTACGGGCTGCCGGATGTTGCCATGTTTGACTTCACCAGTATGTACGCCGCTGAGAACGCCGCCAGGGTAGTCGAGAGAAACAATTCCCAGCTCCTGGTTGGATTAGTTGGCGACAGCTTACTGGAG CCCTTTTGGCCGACCGGGTCAGGCTGTGCTCGTGGTTTCCTTGGCTGTGCGGATGCCTCCTGGATGATCCGAAGCTGGGCATCCGGAAGATACTCACCCCTGGAAGTGCTTGCGGAGAGAGAGAGCATCTATCGTCTCCTAGCCCAGACGACCCCAGAGAACTTGAATAAAGATCTACATCAGTACAGCGTAGACCCCAAGACCCGTTACCCCAATCTGAACACGGCGGCTGTTGAACCGGCCAGCTGTATCCTGCTGTATGACAATGGTAAAGATGTCATCTGCGAAGAAATGCTGATTGAAAAGTCAAGACCTAAGCTACAGAGAAAAA TGTCTGTAATCAGAACAAGTAAGCTACTACAATGGTGTAAAATGGCAACAGAAAATTATTCAGATGTATCCGTGGAAAATATGACATCATCGTGGAAAAGTGGGCTGGCACTCTGTGCTATCATCCACCGATTCCGACCTGGACTCAT TGATTTCCATTCTCTGAAGCAAGAAGACATTGCCAGTAACAACCAGCTGGCGTTCGATGTCGCTGAGAAGGAGTTTGGAATCATGCCTGTCATGACAGGCATCGAGATGGCCAGTGTTGAAGAGCCTGACAAGTTGACCATGGTGGCGTATCTCTCACAATTCTATGAAGCACTGAAGGAAGAACTTCCAGTACAGTCCAGTG CTGAGAATCGTTTGCCAGAGGAAGAGTTCATTCCAGGCCACAAGTCACCTGGTCATCGTGCGTCCCTACTGGCCAAACTGCAGAAGAAATTCCATAAGAAATCGCTGAGAAGAGAAGACGGAGAAGAGAAGGAAAACCAGAAAAGGAGGAGTTTATCCGGAAGTAAGAGAAGAGGGAAAGACCAGATA GATCTTGGCAAGAAGTTTGAAGATCTCAACTCTGAAAAACAAAAGGACTGGGACAAGAAGGAGGATCTTGACGTCGGTGTACGTGGTGCAAACAGGGTCAGTGCAATGGCCGACAGTCTCTTTGCCCAGTTTCAGGAAATCGCTGGGGTGAAACCATCTTCAGGAGATCCTGTCAACAGACCT TCTTTTGTGTTTGGGGCAAGCGAGGCAAGTCGCATCAACAAAATGGCTGAGCAGTTATACCAGCAGTTTGAAGACATAGCTGACAGTCAGCAGCTGTCGGAATCAGGGCAGGGCGGCCCGGCTGGCAACTCCAGCGCTCAGATACAGCAAATGACGCAACAGCTGAGGGAGCAGTTCCAGGATATGACGGAAATGCGTGAACAATACCGGCGTGCATCTGAGATGATCGCCGACGATCAAATGGAAGAAGTCAAGGACTTCCAGCAGGTGGAACAAATGCGAGAGCTGCTTGAGCAGCAGTTCAAAGAGATGGCGGGGCTTCGGTCGTTCGACAAACCAAACGAAAAACCCAAAATTAATGTGTCGActcaaaatcaaattaaaaagcTGGCAGGAGATCTCGATGAACAGTTTAAGGCAGTTGCGAAGTTAGCGCCAAGATCATCACTGAGCAGTATGCCAGCTCCCCCCAGCCCTCAACAGAAGGGTAAAATCAAAGAGCTTGCTGAAGATTTGCATCAGAAATTTATGGCTTTTGCCGCCGTGCAGGAGCCTGACATTGTTCTTGATGAGCACAAAACTCAGGGTCAAGTACAGGCCCTGTCCGATGCACTGTTTTCTCAACTGCAAGAGGCTTCGACTGCTAAACGCGAATATCTGATGAGACTGTCTAGCACCAGCAGTGAACGTGTGAATAGGATGACAGAGAAACTGTATGAACGTTCCCAACGTGCCACTCAGGAGAAAGAGCTACAAGTGCCAACACAGACCAGTGTTAGCACAAAGGCTCAGCAGTTGCATGCTAAATTCCAAGAACTGGCTggagtgaaaacaacatttaagGAACCACCTAAAAGTATTTCGTCCACTGCCAAGAAACCTGTCAACACCGGCGCACTTTCACGGCGCCAGGTTCGTGACATGGCAGAACAGGTGCTTAATAAGTTCCAGGATGATGAAAGTAGCAAGCAGGGCACAAAGATTAGTGCGACAGAAGGTCCAACTACAGAAGTTAAAGTGATGACATATCAGCTGCTGGCAAAAGTTGAGGAAATGGCTGCCCAAAATCAAAAATCGGAACCAAAACAGATAAACCAAATTGAGAAAGGACAGCTAAAACAAACAACCGAGCGGTTCATGTCTAGTGTgcaggaaggtcaaaggtcagtggAAAAGAAACAGGTGACCACTGGAGTTGGATCCATCTATGACATGTTGATGGCCAGATTCCAGCCGGTTGAGGATGGAAAAGATAAAGATGCTCGCGGAGGCTCGCAGGAGGAGGAAGCAGTGAATGAGCTCAACATGGTGGACAGAATTCTCTTTTCCAAGTTTCGGGACATGGCTGGGCTTAAGAGCACACGTGCAGAAGAGCAACCTCAGCAAAAACAGAAAACTTCCTGGTGGGGTTCTCAGCAACCT AAATCAAAGCAATATTCCGGTGCTACTGGTGGAAGTGATTTCTGCTTCTTCTGCGGGAAAAGAGTGTATGTCATGGAAAGACTGAGTGCAGAAGGCCTGTTCTTCCATCGTGGATGCTTCAAGTGCCATTATTGTCAGACCACCTTGAGAATTGGCAACTATGCATACCACCTACCACCAAATGAGAATAAGCAAGAGA GCAGGTTCTTCTGTCGTCCACATTTCAAGTATAGCAAGTTATCAGATGGTGGCCCAAGGAAGAGGAGAATTGAAGAGGCAAAG GACACAACTACAATTGTACAAGCTGAGCCTGTCAAGGTTATTCCAGAGAGACCCACGTCACCTGTTGTGGATGAGCCCATGGAGAAGAAATACAAGACGACACCAGATGTGACAGATAGAGACAGTGCTCCAACTCCCGAGAGAATCTTCCTGGATTCTACCTTGGATCGGTCCATGGGCGTTTTGTTGACAGAGGAGGAAGTCGCCAGTTATAACTATGGCGATTCCAGTGCCATGGATGAAGATTATGAAAGCTCCTCGGATGATTATGAAGATGATGACACTGAAGATGA GTATTCTGAAGGTTCAGATTATGATCCTATCCAGATACCAGAAAAATACCTTTTGAAGAAACCTGTCTTACTGGATCCACCAGCCGGCGAATCTGAAGGTGAAGAAtctgaagatgatgatgagtCTTGGGATGAGAGTGAGGAAGAGGAACTAGATTATG AGTCTGACGATGAGGATATGAGTGAAGAAGAACTTCTTCCTGTGGAAGAGAAAGCAAATGACTTACAATGGAAAGAACCAACCAAGCAAGAGATTGACGTTGTTGAAGAGGCAGAGTTGGAAGATGCCAAAGATAAGGAGAAAACAGAACCAGAAGCTGCAGGTGCTGCAGAGGTCAAAGGAGAGGCAGCAGATGATAAGAATGAATCACCAGAAGAAAGATATGATCATAAAGCACAGGTTGCAAGTATTACAAGCTTGAAATTACAATGGTTAACACAGCCTGAACCACCCGATCACTCTCAGTGGGGCAGAAGAAGCCTGCCGAAGCCAACTCCTCCCAAGCTTGTATTCCCAGAGGAAGAGAAGCCACCGCCTGTTCCTCCACTTCCATCTCAAGAGGATCTGGCAAAGGCTAATATCATTGATGCTGAAGATTCAGAAAGTAAGAAAGAGGCAGACAGCAAAGGAAAGGAGGAAACTGGGGACGCTGCTGTCAAGGAGAAAGGAAAAGAGGAACAATCATATGAGGGTCACAGGAACAAACAGCAGGAAGATTCTGACAGTGATGGTGAGATTCTGGTACCCACCTTTGATACAACAACATTTAAGACTAAACTTGAAATAGAAGAAGGTGAAATTGAAGCTAGTGAGGAGAGTGAAGGGGAATTTCTTGTAGAAGTTGGTACCAAGACAGGAGTAGATTTTGTAGATGGTTCTGTCACTAAGGACGATGAAGGTGAGAGTTCTGGATTGGATCGGACAAGTTCGCTGGATGGATCTGGATCACTTGACATGGTTGAGGAGGAGTTTGTATCTCTTGAATGGAAAGATGCAGAATCTGTGGCCAGAGAGTTGGAATCCCAGCAGGTTGATAAAGATGGGGTGCTTGGGGAGGCATTTGAAGAGAATTTGGCTGAGATATATGGCGAGACTTTAAAGAATCTCGATGAAGAAGGGAGTGACAGTGCAGTGAAGGATGAGAGAGCCCAGGTGTCATCTGAAAGTTCAAGAGAACCATCTGTTGACTCTGATGAATTAAGAGAAAAAGTTGACTCTGTACCATCAGAAGGAGAAGGCTCTGTGGAGGAAGGGCATATAGATGTGAATTTGGAGCAACCTGAAAGTACAAACCTTCAGGATAATTCTCGAGAGAAGGTAGATTATGTTGAGGATGATCTAGCAGATGTTTATGGAGACACTTTGGCTAGACTTGAGGCCAAAGGTGAAACCCCTGTAGAAGAGAAAAACATCGCAGAAATCTTCACATTTGAGAAGGTGCATGTGGATGATGTGGAAGAAGGGGAAGTGCTTGAAGAACACTTTGACTTAGAGAGGCAAACACCAAGGACAAATTATGCTCGAAAAAATCTTGTTACACAAGAGGAAATGCTATCTGGTGGTGCACTTCAGCCAGGAGAAGCACCAACAGAAATCTCATTTATAGATGATGTAGATACTGATAGCCCGGTTGAAGAAGAAAAGCCCTCACCAGCACCTCTTGCAAGGGATGAGGAGTTCTCTGATTCAGATGTAGAGGAAGGAGAAATCCTGATTGAGAGTGGATCAACTCATGGTAAAGATTCTGATATTCTAGACTCCATTGAGAGGGATGATAATGAAAGTGCAGGTGTAGCTGCAGATAACAGGAATGAGGTCAAAGCAGTAAACGATGTTGCTCATTTGAGGGTTGCAGACAACTTTGATAATACACCACAGAAAACTCCAGAGTTGAATCTGGACATTACAAATGTCACCAGACGTGCAAAACCAAAACTGCTCCAACTTGAAAAGACGGACATTGAAAACCTTGGACCGGCCACCGAGTCCCCAAGGAGTCCAGGGGCCTCTTCAACAGCAAGTTCAACATTAGAAACAGACACCCTCAAGTCGTACCAAGAAGAACTAATGAATATCTCTAAATTAGACAACTTACAAGATAGCCTGCAAATAGATTCATCACTGCCACCAGAGAAAGATGTTCCACGATCGGGAGAAGCTTCTGAAATAAATGAGTCTCAGAGATCTGTTGAAGACATTGATGTTGCCTTTAAGACAATAAATGAAGCTGTCACAAAGGACACTTCAACAGATTTAACTGACGTAAGTTTTGAGACTGCAGATAGCAGTTTGAGGTATGATGACTCCTTCCTTGATGGGTTGGACAAGACCTCAAGAACTTCGACAATGTCATCAAAACCTGATTCCACGTTCTCCAGGGACAGTATAGACTCTATCAATGCGGACTTGCACATATCTATCATGAGTTCAGATTCAGAATCTGGAGACTCTGCCAAGGCAACTCTTGAGATGTATGCCCGGGAACTGGAGTATCAGAGCATCCGAGATGAGGGCGATGACATTGTTGCAGCCTCCCCAAGAGAGGAGGTAAAACCATTGCCGGGAATGACTCCAAAAGCCAAAGAGAATGACAGTATAACTGAAGTTGATTCAGTCCAAAGGAATTCAAAAACCTCGGAGGACAAGAATGAAGCTCAAGTGCCAAAGAGTAAAAAGGAGATGAAACCACCACCTCTGAAAATGAGCCAGCCGCCAAAACATTCTGTGTCCAAAGGTAAGGTATATACAACGTTTGATGAGTCATTTAATGACATTCCTGCTGTGGACAAGGTTGAAGATAGAGTCTCCCAGGAGAAATCAGGAGTTGTTCAGAAGACCCCTGCAAAGGTTCCAGTCAAACGTGGTAACAAGGAGAAAGTGAAGGGCAAAGCAAAGAAATATGTGGTGCCCGATGATGGCATTTGGGATGAAGAGTTCTACACCCCAATGACGACAGTGACCAAAAATACTTTTTCAGCCAAAGGGGATTCAGATTACAAGGGAACTGCAAAGGCAAAAGCACAAGACAAGAAGAAGGCTGTGGAGGCTAGTGCATCACCCAGCCTGAAATATCGTCCTCTTCCTGTGCCACAAGGACAAAAAGACACCAAACCTGTGCCTCAAAAAGGTTCAGCATCTCCAAGATTGTACAAGGGCAAAAAGGATGACAAGAAAACTAATGGCACAACTTCTCCAAAGGTCAGCACAACTCCAAAAGGAAGCCGAGAACCTTCTCCGAGCGTCACTGCGGGCAATGGCAAAGTAGTGTTCAATAAAAGCGGCAAGGCAAAGAAGAGTGAGAAAGAAAAGGAAGATCGGATGGAGCAGAAGCCACCCAAATCACCCCAAAAATCACCCAAGGAAAGAAAGGGCAAGAAACCCCTAAGTAAAAATAGGGAAGAGCTGAAGAAAATAAACTTAGATGAGAAAAGTAAAACTCCAACAAAAGCTAAAGTTGCTGCTAGTTCCCTCGATGATAGTGCAAAATCGAAAAAGAGCAGCAAAAAGAAGACTGATGAGATGCCCATGGGAGAGATCCGGAgtgcaaagaaacaaacaccAGTGAAGAAAGCTCCCACAAAAGCCCCACTAGCTAAGTTGGATCTTTCTGATGATTTGCTGTCGGATGGTGACTTGACTCCAGTGGAATCAGTAGTCAAG